Part of the Gammaproteobacteria bacterium genome is shown below.
CAACCCACATTTTTGTCCCAGGCTTGCCCACGATTCGACCACCACGTGTATTGTTCGGCGTCGGCATTAATCACGCGAAAAGCATCAATAAAACCAGCGGTGTTAAATAACTCATCTAACCATGCGCGCTCTTCAGGCAAGAAGCCGGAATTTTTTAAATTACCGCGCCAGTTTTTTAAATCAATTTCTTTGTGCGCAATATTCCAGTCGCCGCATAAAATATAGTCGCGGCCTTGTTGCAACAAATCTTGTAAGTGCAGTTTGAACATTGCTAAAAAACGAAATTTGGCTTGTTGACGTTCTTCACTAGAAGAACCAGAAGGTAAATACAGAGAGATTACCGATAAATTTTCAAATTGCGCTTCTAAATAACGGCCTTCACGATCAAATTCATGGTTGTTTAAGCTGGTAATAATGCGCGTTGGTTTAATCCGTGAATACAACGCCACACCGCTGTAGCCTTTTTTTTCTGCATCGTAGTAATAACAGTGATAACCCGCAGGCGAAAATATCGCGTCTTGTAATTGATCAAGTTGCGCTTTGGTTTCTTGAATACACACGACATCAGCTTGTTGCTCTGTTAGCCATTCAAAAAAACCTTTGCGCGCCGCCGCACGAATGCCGTTGGCATTGAGGCTAATAACTTTCAACATGGGTAGTACATCCACAATATCCGAATTAAACTTGTATGCCGCGAGTCGCTACTTTAGCATGGTTGGCGATGCTTCCTAAGCCCTTAACTTTGAATAAGCTTTTTTATGACAATGAATGATTATCGGCATGAATTTTTGGCCTTTGCAATTAGCCGCGGCGTGCTGCGCTTTGGTGAATTTGAATTGAAATCCGGTCGTAAAAGTCCGTATTTTTTTAATGCAGGTTTATTTAATACGGGTGAAGCATTAAATCAATTGGGCGAGTTTTATGCGCGCGCTATTTTACAAGCCGATGTGCAATTCGATATGTTGTTTGGCCCTGCTTACAAGGGCATTCCTTTGGTGGCGGCAGTCTCAATTGCATTAGCACGACAGGGTCGTGATGTGCCGTGGTGTTTTAATCGCAAAGAAGCGAAATCCCATGGCGAAGGCGGCAATTTGGTGGGCGCGCCTTTAGCGGGTCGCGTGTTAATTGTTGATGATGTGATCACCGCGGGTACTGCGATTCGAGAGTCTTTGGATTTAATCAAAGCGCACCAAGCGTCGCCAGTGGGCATTGTGGTGTCGTTGAATCGTCAGGAAAAAGGCCAGGGTGAACGTTCGGCCATTCAAGAAATCGAACAACAAGAAAATATCCCCGTGATCAGCATCGCGAGTTTAGATGATTTACTTAAGTATTTAGAAAATGGTGCCGCTGAAGCTCAATACCTAGCGGCTATCCGCTCATACCGAGAACGCTACGCTGTGTCGACTTGAGCGTTTGCAACATTAACAGGCTACCAGCGCCAGCCTATAATTGCCCCAACGGATCCACGGATTCAAGTATTTGCAAGATTTATGTCACAAAGCATTGCAGCAATAACCAAGGAATAATTTCAAACATGAGCATGTGCCTACGAAAAATTATTTTAACGTGCACAATAATGACGAGCTTATTATTGTCATTGATGGCGTTTGCAGATAGTGCGCCTGCTAGTGGCAAAGTATATCGATGGACAGATGAAAAAGGCCGCGTCCATTATGGGGACAAAATGCCACCTGAAGTAGTTTCTAAAGATCACCAAGTCTTAGACGGTCGCGGTCAAGTCGCGAAGTCAGTCGGCCATGTCAAAACACAAGCAGAAATTGAGCAAGACGCACTCGCTAATGACGAAAAATCTAAAAAACAACGCGAACAAATTCGGCAACGTAAACACGACAAATTATTATTAGACACTTTCACTACTGAACGTGATTTAGTAATCGCTAGAGATGATCGTTTGGATTCAGTGCAATCTTCGTTAAATCTAGCGCGCGGCAATAATGAATCCGTCGCCCATCAGATTGAAATACTCGATAAACGCATGACACAGGTAAAAGCTAATAAAAAAGATATTCCACCCAATATGTTGGCGAATATGAAAAATTTAACCAGCCAACGTCAGAAAAATGATGAATATATTGTTAGGCAAGAAGAAGAATACAATCGGTTAAAAGACCAATTTAAAACTGATCTACAACGTTATCGTGAATTAAAAAATATTACGGCACCCGAGTCAGTTGCGGAAGCAGAAGCAGCGGCTACTAGAGCCATTGCCGCTGCGGCTAAACCCACTAAAGTTGTGGCGGTGGAAGAAACGGGTAAAACAAAAAGCAAAAAATCTCGGAAAAAACCAGCACCGCCAGCCGCTAAAGCAGAATAAATCTTAGGTTCTTAATTAACGTCGAATCAGCGTGCCAACGCCGGTGTTAGTAAATAACTCTAATAACACCGCATGTTCGACGCGACCATCAATAATGTGTGCGCTATTAAGACCCGATGCTAAGGCGTCTAATACACAGCGTGTTTTAGGCAGCATGCCGCCGTAAATCGTCCCGTCAGTGATTAAGTCTTCAACTTCAGCTTGCGTTAAGCCGGTTAATAACGCGCCACTTTTATCTAGAATGCCGGCGGTATTGGTGAGCAATAATAATTTTTCCGCTTTTAATACCGCCGCTAATTTTCCAGCCACTGTGTCGGCATTAATATTGTAAGACAAGCCATCATCACCGACGCCGATAGGCGCAATCACGGGAATAAAATCTTTATCGTCTAATAATTTCACGATCGACGGATCAATACTGTGCACTTCGCCAGTGCGTCCCATGTCGATAATTTCTGGTGCTGCAAATTCAGCGTTGATGCGCGACAGCGTGATTTTATTAGCGCGAATCAAACCACCGTCTTTACCC
Proteins encoded:
- a CDS encoding DUF4124 domain-containing protein, whose product is MTSLLLSLMAFADSAPASGKVYRWTDEKGRVHYGDKMPPEVVSKDHQVLDGRGQVAKSVGHVKTQAEIEQDALANDEKSKKQREQIRQRKHDKLLLDTFTTERDLVIARDDRLDSVQSSLNLARGNNESVAHQIEILDKRMTQVKANKKDIPPNMLANMKNLTSQRQKNDEYIVRQEEEYNRLKDQFKTDLQRYRELKNITAPESVAEAEAAATRAIAAAAKPTKVVAVEETGKTKSKKSRKKPAPPAAKAE
- the xth gene encoding exodeoxyribonuclease III; translated protein: MKVISLNANGIRAAARKGFFEWLTEQQADVVCIQETKAQLDQLQDAIFSPAGYHCYYYDAEKKGYSGVALYSRIKPTRIITSLNNHEFDREGRYLEAQFENLSVISLYLPSGSSSEERQQAKFRFLAMFKLHLQDLLQQGRDYILCGDWNIAHKEIDLKNWRGNLKNSGFLPEERAWLDELFNTAGFIDAFRVINADAEQYTWWSNRGQAWDKNVGWRIDYQIVSPGLRDKIKHVAIYKAQRFSDHAPLTISYDWDLR
- the pyrE gene encoding orotate phosphoribosyltransferase translates to MNDYRHEFLAFAISRGVLRFGEFELKSGRKSPYFFNAGLFNTGEALNQLGEFYARAILQADVQFDMLFGPAYKGIPLVAAVSIALARQGRDVPWCFNRKEAKSHGEGGNLVGAPLAGRVLIVDDVITAGTAIRESLDLIKAHQASPVGIVVSLNRQEKGQGERSAIQEIEQQENIPVISIASLDDLLKYLENGAAEAQYLAAIRSYRERYAVST
- the argB gene encoding acetylglutamate kinase, which codes for MRMDNQAAIHVAKVLTEALPYIQKHAGKTFVIKYGGNAMVDEKLQSSFARDIVLMKQIGLNPVVVHGGGPQIGDLLTRLNIESEFIDGLRKTDDQTMDVVEMVLGGLINKNIVNLISRHGGKAVGLTGKDGGLIRANKITLSRINAEFAAPEIIDMGRTGEVHSIDPSIVKLLDDKDFIPVIAPIGVGDDGLSYNINADTVAGKLAAVLKAEKLLLLTNTAGILDKSGALLTGLTQAEVEDLITDGTIYGGMLPKTRCVLDALASGLNSAHIIDGRVEHAVLLELFTNTGVGTLIRR